CCATACCGCGCGGGAAATCAGACGATCCTCCACCAGCGGCGAACCGATCACCAGAACCTGCTCTTCAGGCGCGGCCAGAACCGGACTGGCCAGTGTCAGATTGCGGGCCGCAAACCGGTCGCGCACCAGCATCCCGCCACGGTCGGCCCGCCGCACGAGCGCCCCGCGCGGATAGAACCCGGCCAGGATCTGCACACAGCCACGCGCCGCATACCAGAGCGGAGTGGTCAGATCGACATAGTGGGAGAGGCCTTCCTCCCATAATTCGACCTTGCCGCGATACCAGGCAAGGATCGAGCGTTCGAGCGGCTCGCCCTCCAGAAACAGGATCAGCCGCCCGATGCCCAGGGCTTCGACGCGCTTGCGCACATCCCTGTAATACTGCCGGTTGGCACGCACGTTGCGCACAAACCGCAAGGGATGGGGATCGAGCCGCGCCTCGCGCCCCAGGAACAGGCCCCGCCCCGGAAAAGCAGCCTCAATAACACCAGCCAGTCGTTCATCACGAAACAGGACAATATCGATGCCCGGTTCGTTTTCCTGCAAGAGTCCCAGATGCAGACTCGAACGCACCAGCGCAGCGTTCATGCCTATTTTCATACGGAAACCCCCTCCTTTTCTCACACGAAACTGCCCGTCTTTCTCCACCGCAAACTTTATTTATCGCAGGAAGCCCTTGCCGGTAAAATATGCGATGCCTAGAGTTCCATTCAAACTTATTGTGCATTTTTCACGCATTTCTTGGCAATTGACTCCTCAGCACGCGATCACAGAACAAATATAAAATCTCAGGGCGCTTTGTTGATGAATGCATCTGGTCTTGTACAACAGCAATATCGTTTCAGGCCGGGATGGAAGGATTCGGGTTTGCGAAAAGGGAAAAATTCCGAATTTTCAAGAAGGCCGGTTGCATGATCATCGACCGCAGCACGGCGGCCTATCGTGTCTTTGCCGAAGACACGATTCTCGTCGGCCTCCAGAAGATCTCGGCCAACAAGGCCGGCTTCGTCATCGTGGTCAGCGAGAGCGGGCGCGTGGTCGGCACGGTGACCGATGGCGACATTCGCCGCTGGATGGCCGCGGCCACCCTGATCGACGTGAACCTGCCGATCCAGGCCATCGCCAACACCGCCTTCACCCAGTTGCCGTTCCAGACCCCGCGCGACCAGATCGCGGGCAGGCTCGATTCCAAGGTCCGCTTCATCCCGCTGGTCGACGAATACCAGCACCTGATTGCCATCGCGCGTCAGGGCGAGGCCGAATTTGCCATCGACGGGCGCCTGATCGGGCCGGGCCACCCCAGCTACATCATCGCCGAAATCGGCAACAACCATAACGGCGATGTCGAACTGGGCCGCCGCCTGATCGATCTGGCCGCACAGGCCGGGGCCGATTGCGCCAAGTTCCAGATGCGCGACATGGCCAGCCTCTATGCCGCGCAGGGCAACCCGGACGATGCCAGCCAGGATCTGGGCGCACAGTATACGCTCGACCTGCTGGCCCGCTTCAACCTGGGCGTGGACGACCTCTACCGCCTGTTCGACCATTGCCTCGCGCGCGGGATGACCCCGCTGTGCACCCCCTGGGACGAAGCCTCGCTGCGCGCGCTCGAAGCCTATGGCATGGCCGGCTACAAGGTCGCCTCGGCCGATTTCACCAACCACGACCTGCTCACCGCGATGGCCCGCACGGCCAAGCCGCTGATCGCCTCGACCGGCATGTCGAGCGAGGCCGAGATCATCGCCTCGGTCGCCCTGCTGCGTCAGGAAGGCGCCTCGTTCGCCCTGCTGCACTGCAATTCGACTTATCCCGCGCCCTACAAGGACGTGAATCTGGCCTACATGAACCGGCTGAAGGAACTGGGCGATTGCCCGGTCGGCTATTCGGGCCACGAACGCGGCTGGTTCGTGCCGGTGGCCGCCATCGCGCTGGGCGCCAGCGTGATCGAAAAGCATTTCACCGTGGACCGCGCGATGGAAGGCAACGACCACCGCGTCTCGCTGCTGCCCGACGAACTGCGCGCCATGGTCGAGGCGATCCGCGCCACCGAACAATCGATGGGCACCGCCGCCGAGCGCGAGGTGACGCAAGGCGAGATGATGAACCGCGAGGTTCTGGCCAAGAGCCTTCATGCCGCGACCGACATCGCGCCCGGCACGGTGATCACCCATGCCCATATCCTCGTGCGCAGCCCCGGACAGGGCCTTCAGCCCAACCAGCGCGAGGCCCTCGTCGGCCGCACGGCCACCCGCGCGATCAGGGCGGGAACGCCGTTCTTCCCCACCGATATCGAGGATCGCCGGATCGAA
The genomic region above belongs to Novosphingobium sp. IK01 and contains:
- a CDS encoding N-acetylneuraminate synthase family protein — translated: MIIDRSTAAYRVFAEDTILVGLQKISANKAGFVIVVSESGRVVGTVTDGDIRRWMAAATLIDVNLPIQAIANTAFTQLPFQTPRDQIAGRLDSKVRFIPLVDEYQHLIAIARQGEAEFAIDGRLIGPGHPSYIIAEIGNNHNGDVELGRRLIDLAAQAGADCAKFQMRDMASLYAAQGNPDDASQDLGAQYTLDLLARFNLGVDDLYRLFDHCLARGMTPLCTPWDEASLRALEAYGMAGYKVASADFTNHDLLTAMARTAKPLIASTGMSSEAEIIASVALLRQEGASFALLHCNSTYPAPYKDVNLAYMNRLKELGDCPVGYSGHERGWFVPVAAIALGASVIEKHFTVDRAMEGNDHRVSLLPDELRAMVEAIRATEQSMGTAAEREVTQGEMMNREVLAKSLHAATDIAPGTVITHAHILVRSPGQGLQPNQREALVGRTATRAIRAGTPFFPTDIEDRRIEPRAFAFARPWGIPVRYHDYRAMLDLAPLPFLEYHLSYKDMDEDLRTWFDAPLPISFAVHAPELFAGDHVLDLASPDEAYRAHSIAQLQRVIDVTRALKPWHQGPERPVIVTNMGGFNAKGFLPREERAALYDRIVDSLSRLDSAGVEIIPQTMPPFPWHFGGQSHHNLFMDPDEIVAFCMANDMRVCLDLSHSQLACNHFGWSMSEFCRKVGRYAAHLHVVDAKGVDGEGLQIGEGHMDFAALAQILDETCPQASFIPEIWQGHKNGGAGFWQALDALEPWFGSASPAQQA